A part of Bosea sp. (in: a-proteobacteria) genomic DNA contains:
- a CDS encoding MmgE/PrpD family protein — MAIMTAGVLPASVLVNGRTPAWLKRWSRFARGLRFEDLPPDAVERARLVMLDCLGAIIAGRAEPEVSKAAKALARTARGQRTGSPLVTAFLDGTAGTMLEIDEGNQYARGHPGIHVVPALLAAARLRRVSGRDAITALALGYEIGARIGLSSKLRVMMHPHGVWGVVGAAVSVAKLNRASAADFASVINLSSSFGLTTSRRTMLEGATVRNTYAGASNMLGLIAWDLVKAGFTGEADGLGSIYGGIAADDWQPDEMVQDLGERWEIARNYFKRHAACRYNHGALDALSRIVAEAGGRIAPDDVASIVVDTYVWAAQLDHPAPQNMLAAKFSMPFSLATFIVNGAASLDAFRDAARNDAATRALAQRITIDEDPGLTARLPAERPARVRVTLTDGRVLLAEALTNKGDTEDPYTAAEVAEKFIDITTPHLGPDRASALAQAVLTLDQAATLSHLLELGSPA; from the coding sequence ATGGCCATCATGACCGCTGGCGTTCTGCCCGCCTCCGTGCTCGTCAACGGTCGCACCCCGGCCTGGTTGAAGCGCTGGTCGCGATTCGCGCGGGGGCTGCGCTTCGAGGACCTGCCCCCGGACGCCGTGGAACGCGCGCGGCTGGTCATGCTCGATTGCCTTGGAGCGATCATAGCGGGCCGGGCGGAGCCGGAGGTCAGCAAGGCCGCCAAGGCGCTTGCGCGGACAGCGCGCGGCCAACGCACCGGCTCGCCGCTGGTGACAGCATTCCTGGACGGCACGGCCGGCACCATGCTGGAGATCGACGAGGGCAACCAGTACGCCCGCGGCCATCCAGGCATCCATGTCGTGCCCGCCCTGCTCGCAGCGGCGCGCCTCAGGCGCGTCAGCGGACGCGACGCCATCACCGCCCTGGCGCTCGGCTATGAGATCGGCGCGCGCATCGGCCTATCCTCGAAGCTCAGGGTCATGATGCACCCGCATGGGGTCTGGGGCGTCGTTGGCGCGGCGGTGTCCGTGGCCAAGCTGAACCGCGCCAGCGCGGCCGACTTCGCAAGCGTGATCAACCTGTCCTCCTCCTTCGGCCTGACCACGAGCCGGCGCACCATGCTGGAGGGCGCGACCGTGCGGAACACCTATGCCGGCGCCTCGAACATGCTCGGGCTTATCGCCTGGGATCTGGTCAAGGCAGGCTTCACCGGAGAGGCGGACGGGCTTGGCTCGATCTATGGTGGCATCGCCGCCGATGACTGGCAGCCGGACGAGATGGTCCAAGATCTTGGCGAGCGCTGGGAGATCGCGCGCAATTACTTCAAGCGCCATGCCGCCTGCCGCTATAATCACGGCGCGCTGGACGCACTTTCCCGCATCGTCGCCGAAGCGGGCGGCCGCATCGCGCCGGACGACGTCGCGTCGATCGTGGTCGACACCTATGTCTGGGCCGCGCAGCTCGATCACCCGGCCCCGCAGAACATGCTGGCTGCCAAGTTCTCGATGCCCTTTTCGCTGGCCACCTTCATCGTGAACGGAGCGGCGAGCCTCGACGCCTTCCGCGATGCTGCCCGCAACGACGCCGCGACCCGCGCGCTGGCCCAGCGGATCACCATCGACGAGGACCCCGGCCTGACCGCCCGCCTGCCCGCGGAGCGTCCCGCCCGGGTGCGCGTGACGCTCACGGATGGCCGCGTGCTGCTGGCCGAGGCGCTGACCAACAAGGGCGACACCGAGGACCCGTACACCGCAGCGGAGGTCGCGGAGAAGTTCATCGACATCACGACGCCGCATCTTGGCCCGGACCGCGCTTCGGCCCTGGCGCAGGCCGTGCTGACGCTCGACCAGGCAGCAACGCTTTCACACCTCCTCGAACTCGGCTCCCCAGCATGA
- a CDS encoding ABC transporter ATP-binding protein, whose protein sequence is MLEIRELQAGYGGVAVLRGVSLDVQPGEIVAVLGANGVGKTTLNRAVSGLIRASAGTVRFDGASITGLPAPDIMGRGLIHVPEGRKIFPNMSVRENLELGSYRRARANRAVNLERAFTIFPRLRERAAQLAGTLSGGEQQMLAIGRGLMAEPRLIIMDEPSLGLSPLLVEEMFALIARIAAEGLAVMLVEQNVVQSLELASRAYVLENGTVVMKGPAETLKRDPRLMTTYLGM, encoded by the coding sequence ATGCTTGAGATCAGGGAGCTTCAGGCAGGTTATGGCGGCGTGGCCGTGCTCCGCGGCGTGTCGCTGGATGTGCAGCCCGGCGAGATCGTGGCCGTCCTCGGCGCCAATGGCGTGGGCAAGACCACGCTGAACCGCGCAGTCTCCGGCCTGATTCGCGCCAGCGCCGGCACGGTGCGCTTCGATGGCGCCTCGATCACGGGCCTGCCCGCCCCCGACATCATGGGCCGGGGCCTCATCCATGTTCCGGAAGGACGCAAGATCTTCCCCAACATGAGCGTGCGGGAGAACCTCGAACTTGGCAGCTACCGCCGCGCCCGCGCCAACCGTGCGGTCAATCTGGAGCGCGCCTTCACCATCTTCCCGCGCCTGCGCGAGCGTGCCGCGCAGCTTGCCGGGACCCTTTCGGGCGGCGAGCAGCAGATGCTCGCCATCGGCCGCGGGCTGATGGCCGAGCCACGCCTCATCATCATGGACGAGCCGTCCCTCGGCCTGTCTCCGCTGCTCGTGGAGGAGATGTTCGCGCTGATCGCCCGCATCGCAGCCGAGGGGCTCGCCGTCATGCTCGTGGAGCAGAACGTGGTGCAGTCGCTGGAACTCGCCAGCCGCGCCTATGTGCTGGAGAACGGCACGGTCGTGATGAAAGGCCCTGCCGAAACCCTCAAGCGCGATCCGCGCCTGATGACCACCTATCTGGGGATGTGA
- a CDS encoding ABC transporter substrate-binding protein has product MTTHRRTILRGAAATGALLAMPGLVRAQSPAIKIGILQPVTGALAQDGEYGRLGAEIALNEINNAGGIKSMGGARLQMVFGDARSNPEGGTAEVERMQAEGVAAIVGGFASPIVLAASQAASRYDIPYICDVGVSDQIVGRGLKNTFRFGPGFGNVTSTALENLVKLNDAAGKPARTVVIVHEDGLFGAGMAKLLQTQLPPRGFEILETIAHPTPSRDMSNVALRIRALNPDLVIPSSYYAEFVLLARTMQQQRIRPKGVYAILNGAASNFRFVKEFSDAANLVMDCNHWADPRKPKTAQVKAQAEQGGRFWLYNTPLNYSCVRLLADAIERAGSADRARVTEALANSAFSDHIMPYGPTRFVNGQNQGAAPVNTQVQNGDIKVIFPTEFADAKPVFPAV; this is encoded by the coding sequence ATGACCACCCATCGTCGCACCATCCTGCGCGGCGCCGCCGCAACAGGCGCGCTGCTTGCCATGCCGGGCCTCGTGAGGGCCCAGTCGCCCGCGATCAAGATCGGCATCCTCCAGCCCGTGACCGGCGCGCTGGCGCAGGACGGCGAATATGGCCGCCTCGGCGCGGAGATCGCGCTGAACGAGATCAACAATGCCGGCGGCATCAAGTCGATGGGCGGCGCGCGGCTGCAAATGGTCTTCGGCGACGCGCGCTCCAATCCCGAGGGCGGCACGGCCGAGGTCGAGCGCATGCAGGCCGAGGGCGTGGCGGCCATCGTGGGCGGCTTCGCCTCCCCCATCGTGCTGGCCGCCAGCCAGGCCGCTTCGCGCTATGACATCCCCTACATCTGCGATGTGGGCGTCTCCGACCAGATCGTCGGGCGCGGGCTGAAGAACACCTTCCGTTTCGGGCCCGGCTTCGGCAACGTCACCTCCACCGCGCTGGAGAACCTCGTCAAGCTGAACGACGCCGCCGGCAAGCCGGCCCGAACCGTCGTCATTGTCCATGAAGACGGCCTGTTCGGCGCCGGCATGGCCAAGCTGCTCCAGACCCAGCTGCCTCCGCGCGGCTTCGAGATCCTCGAGACCATTGCTCACCCGACGCCTTCGCGCGACATGTCGAACGTGGCCCTGCGCATCCGCGCGCTGAACCCCGATCTCGTCATCCCGTCGAGCTACTATGCCGAGTTCGTGCTGCTGGCCCGCACCATGCAGCAGCAGCGCATCCGTCCCAAGGGCGTCTACGCCATCCTGAACGGCGCAGCCTCCAACTTCCGCTTCGTGAAGGAGTTTTCCGACGCGGCCAACCTCGTCATGGACTGCAACCACTGGGCCGATCCGCGCAAGCCCAAGACGGCGCAGGTCAAGGCGCAGGCCGAGCAGGGCGGCCGGTTCTGGCTCTACAACACCCCGCTCAACTACTCCTGCGTGAGGCTGCTGGCGGACGCCATCGAGCGCGCCGGCTCGGCCGATCGCGCCAGGGTCACCGAAGCACTCGCCAACTCCGCCTTCTCCGACCACATCATGCCCTATGGCCCGACCAGGTTCGTCAACGGCCAGAACCAGGGCGCGGCGCCGGTGAACACCCAGGTGCAGAATGGCGATATCAAGGTCATCTTCCCGACCGAGTTCGCCGACGCAAAGCCGGTCTTCCCGGCGGTCTGA
- a CDS encoding branched-chain amino acid ABC transporter permease — translation MAPWLPIIAVVAALALLPLGLGSNTVLNFLSFAMIITIAAQGWNILGGYGGQFSFGHAVFFGTGAYAMALLQVRFGINPWLALPLSMALGALVGFAIGFLSFRARLRGSYFALVTLAFAELFRISANASGFTGGAAGVLVPLRLDPAQMQFADKRVAYWLALCFVAAGLALTLALARSRFGAQLVAVRENEEAARALGVDALGVKLKAITLSGAITASAGCLYTQKFLYLDANLAYGPWVSVEALLAPIIGGLGTVFGPLVGAVVLLGLGEVTKTVFANLMGGSIPGVDLVVFGVLLILCVAHAPRGVLGLAGRLLGKGRARP, via the coding sequence ATGGCGCCCTGGCTGCCGATCATCGCCGTCGTCGCCGCGCTTGCCCTGCTGCCGCTTGGGCTAGGCTCGAACACCGTCCTCAACTTCCTCAGCTTCGCGATGATCATCACCATCGCGGCCCAGGGCTGGAACATCCTCGGCGGCTATGGCGGCCAGTTCTCCTTCGGCCATGCCGTGTTCTTCGGCACGGGGGCCTATGCCATGGCGCTGCTTCAGGTGCGGTTCGGCATCAATCCCTGGCTCGCCCTGCCCCTTTCCATGGCGCTGGGCGCGCTGGTCGGCTTCGCCATCGGCTTTCTCAGCTTCCGTGCTCGTCTGCGCGGCTCCTACTTCGCCCTGGTGACGCTCGCCTTCGCCGAGCTGTTCCGCATCAGCGCCAATGCCTCTGGCTTCACCGGCGGGGCGGCGGGCGTGCTCGTGCCGCTCAGGCTTGATCCGGCGCAGATGCAGTTCGCCGACAAGCGCGTGGCCTACTGGCTGGCGCTGTGCTTCGTGGCTGCGGGACTTGCGCTGACGCTGGCTCTGGCACGCTCCCGCTTCGGCGCACAACTCGTCGCCGTGCGCGAGAACGAGGAGGCGGCCCGCGCTCTCGGCGTCGATGCGCTTGGCGTCAAGCTCAAGGCCATCACGCTGTCGGGCGCGATCACCGCCAGCGCCGGCTGCCTCTACACCCAGAAATTCCTCTATCTGGACGCCAACCTCGCCTACGGGCCATGGGTCTCCGTCGAGGCGCTGCTGGCGCCGATCATAGGCGGGCTTGGCACCGTGTTCGGGCCGTTGGTGGGCGCGGTCGTGCTGCTGGGCCTCGGAGAGGTAACCAAGACCGTGTTCGCCAATCTGATGGGCGGCTCCATCCCCGGCGTCGATCTCGTGGTGTTCGGCGTGCTTCTGATCCTCTGCGTGGCCCATGCGCCGCGCGGCGTGCTGGGCCTTGCCGGCCGCCTTCTCGGCAAAGGGAGGGCGAGGCCATGA
- a CDS encoding ABC transporter ATP-binding protein — MTPLLSVKEVSKRFGGLVAVDHASLEVRQGSITGLIGPNGAGKTTLFTIIAGFEPATAGQVAFEGREITALPAHKRAALGIARTFQIVQPFAGLSVRENIAVGAFLRHAARSDALARADAVGREVGLGALLDQPAGELTVAGRKRLELARALATEPRLLLLDEVLAGLNPSEIRDMMPVVQAIRARGVTILIVEHVMQAVMSLCDMVHVLAQGRIIASGPPGAVSRDASVVEAYLGHGAAARMQEQESKARQMPASDASATPRPSPGGAPHA, encoded by the coding sequence ATGACCCCCCTTCTCTCGGTCAAGGAGGTCAGCAAGCGTTTCGGCGGCCTGGTCGCGGTCGATCATGCCTCGCTCGAGGTCCGGCAGGGCTCCATCACCGGCCTGATCGGCCCGAACGGCGCGGGCAAGACCACGCTCTTCACCATCATCGCCGGTTTCGAGCCGGCGACGGCCGGCCAGGTGGCGTTCGAGGGGCGTGAGATCACCGCCCTGCCCGCCCACAAGCGCGCCGCGCTGGGCATCGCCCGCACCTTCCAGATCGTGCAGCCCTTCGCGGGGCTCAGCGTGCGCGAGAACATCGCGGTCGGGGCCTTCCTGCGCCATGCCGCACGCTCCGATGCGCTGGCGAGGGCCGACGCTGTAGGGCGCGAGGTCGGCCTCGGCGCGCTTCTCGACCAGCCGGCCGGCGAACTCACCGTGGCGGGCCGCAAGCGGCTCGAACTTGCCCGCGCGCTGGCCACGGAGCCGAGGCTGCTGCTGCTCGACGAGGTGCTGGCGGGACTCAACCCGTCGGAAATCCGCGACATGATGCCAGTGGTGCAGGCCATCCGCGCCCGCGGCGTCACCATCCTCATCGTCGAGCATGTGATGCAGGCCGTGATGAGCCTGTGCGACATGGTCCATGTGCTGGCCCAGGGCCGCATCATCGCCTCGGGCCCGCCCGGCGCCGTCTCGCGCGATGCCAGCGTCGTCGAGGCCTATCTCGGCCATGGCGCCGCCGCGCGCATGCAGGAGCAGGAGAGCAAGGCCCGCCAGATGCCGGCGTCAGACGCGTCCGCGACGCCTCGCCCCTCACCGGGTGGAGCGCCCCATGCTTGA
- a CDS encoding branched-chain amino acid ABC transporter permease, protein MLKLDIFLSALANGLMTGAVYALIALGLTLVYGVLHIINFAHGATLTAAMFAVFVMHNAFGIDPYFAIFILTPLFFALGYGVQRFVINPASHGDDSNILLVTLGLSIIIENALLAGFRSDTRSIDVPYGFSVVEVGNLFLSTPKLVAFGASFVVAGALWLLLARTDTGKAIRAVAREKTGASLSGINVDHIYAVTFGIGAACLAIAACLLMPTFLVNPRIGNAFVLVAFTIVVLGGMGSITGALIGGLIIGVVESLSGLYFGESLGQIGIFLIFILVLLFKPTGLFGARA, encoded by the coding sequence ATGCTCAAGCTCGACATCTTCCTGTCCGCGCTCGCGAACGGTCTCATGACCGGAGCCGTCTATGCGCTGATCGCGCTGGGGCTGACGCTCGTCTATGGCGTGCTTCACATCATCAACTTCGCCCATGGCGCCACGCTGACGGCAGCGATGTTTGCCGTCTTCGTGATGCACAACGCCTTCGGCATCGATCCGTACTTTGCGATATTCATCCTCACGCCGCTCTTCTTCGCGCTGGGCTACGGCGTGCAGCGCTTCGTCATCAACCCGGCCAGCCACGGCGATGACAGCAACATCCTGCTCGTCACGCTGGGCCTCTCCATCATCATCGAGAACGCCCTGCTGGCCGGATTTCGCTCCGACACCCGCTCGATCGACGTGCCTTACGGCTTCTCCGTCGTCGAGGTGGGCAACCTGTTCTTGTCCACGCCCAAGCTCGTCGCCTTCGGCGCCTCGTTCGTCGTGGCGGGCGCCCTCTGGCTTCTGCTCGCGCGCACCGACACGGGCAAGGCCATCCGCGCCGTGGCGCGCGAGAAGACCGGCGCTTCGCTGTCAGGCATCAATGTTGACCACATCTATGCCGTGACTTTCGGCATCGGCGCGGCCTGCCTCGCCATCGCCGCCTGCCTGCTGATGCCGACCTTCCTCGTCAATCCGCGCATCGGCAACGCCTTCGTGCTCGTCGCCTTCACCATCGTGGTGCTCGGCGGCATGGGCTCGATCACCGGCGCGCTCATCGGCGGCCTCATCATCGGCGTGGTGGAAAGCCTGTCCGGGCTGTATTTCGGCGAGAGCCTCGGCCAGATCGGCATCTTCCTGATCTTCATCCTGGTGCTGCTGTTCAAACCCACCGGCCTGTTCGGAGCGCGGGCATGA